A genome region from Cataglyphis hispanica isolate Lineage 1 chromosome 26, ULB_Chis1_1.0, whole genome shotgun sequence includes the following:
- the LOC126858615 gene encoding ejaculatory bulb-specific protein 3-like, giving the protein MARLICIVAIIGFALICAFAEEDKYDDKYDNIDIIEILLNDKRRSEYYNCFMETGPCVTEEEKYFNSHISEAIQTQCSKCTEKQKFMLEVVMNWYKKNQPEKWNQLFEKTAEDIKNALKNNG; this is encoded by the exons ATGGCTCGACTAATCTGCATAGTTGCGATCATTGGTTTTGCTCTGATATGTGCTTTTGCGGAGGAAGATAAATATGACGATAAGTATGACAACAttgatataatagaaatattgctCAACGATAAACGGCGAAGTGAATATTACAACTGCTTTATGGAAACTGGACCATGCGTGacagaagaagagaaatatttcaatt cACATATCAGCGAGGCTATTCAAACTCAATGCAgcaaatgtactgaaaaacaaaaattcatgTTGGAAGTAGTAATGAATTGGTATAAGAAGAATCAGCCTGAAAAATGGAATCAACTTTTCGAGAAGACTgcagaagatataaaaaatgctttaaaaaataatggctAA